Proteins encoded together in one Penaeus vannamei isolate JL-2024 chromosome 9, ASM4276789v1, whole genome shotgun sequence window:
- the LOC113817602 gene encoding uncharacterized protein gives MASGTVLTEVPNSNYYKYQSCMFVIANQEMCRIYLWLYKGRPDQYVGDYIRTENLLRQMRLGRHEKVLLDAETSVAKFDISFLYKLLQFTCGLSPASDRIWHDPEESQKGSLEHILHRLKDIRNSLSHEQQFFMFMTLEDLRDREKELSQLLAKALELAGEKSARPDEASRAITKMKDKLQDIISKPIPSGFTTQNFAALGRQEMRELYATETDVFAEVVVQQAQTASTTTASVPELPLNQLLQWSCEDTKLPHVLLVTGDTGTGKTSLCRHIFNSWVSGADSLVGLQECDLVVSIQCSEVFTSDVVQLLRGTLPQTVAACGPYEVPEKLSSLKVLWLVDGYEEATPGARGLLKCLVEKRGLLHTILVTTRPEHSLEFIKEVVQNASLLEVRLLGLSTKGRNLVVENVLQEPPTSMKKLEDFERELSRLESEVSTELLNPLKLTLTVKLWKEDIIDMKEGGTLPQLYSSIKKAHIKSLCDKTRNKKGMIVEECNRKVNKWVAILCEEAFNMTKLQKYMELTKEMQETLQTACDNLGLSSEDCFSTFLGYRPSANARSGLGCYTFLHNTQQFHYAAEHVLLQLSKSTDEVKTVYQIFGYKTQCEIGSQFYMVLLHIMALLSASGTIENKLAKALVKLFFRCGRRIWFEVIRYAAYSNDVVAEVCNFLPNDWGVGDIDIRAARHCLSHKSPKTILISLNADPAGNEECMQMVKIIAQSKIIVHLILTYTFPSTAKLETSDTILEILCSKDATCTIATFDGCVRGRGCSYIRKMTKVHNLTLKFLRNKDLGMILKVIKYLQCLQSFTMIMAMPELNVKERLPISGIQLKVFLPLICNYNINKTATSLNNISKRYDEVYFHHSKPERMYTLMTDLRQRNVKITCVKWVLRTQNHFHEFSLGSVPLAYSYEDFIHLCDIFVSIALNTESEVM, from the exons ATGGCATCTGGCACCGTTCTGACGGAGGTTCCCAACTCGAACTACTACAAGTATCAATCTTGTATGTTCGTCATCGCGAATCAAGAGATGTGCCGCATATACCTCTGGCTGTACAAAGGAAGGCCAGACCAGTACGTTGGCGATTATATAAGAACTGAAAACTTATTAAGACAAATGCGCTTAGGGAGACACGAAAAGGTGTTGTTAGACGCGGAGACGAGTGTGGCGAAATTCGACATATCCTTTCTGTACAAGTTGTTGCAGTTCACGTGTGGCCTGTCTCCTGCGAGTGACAGGATCTGGCATGACCCTGAGGAGAGTCAGAAGGGAAGTCTGGAGCACATTCTGCACCGCCTGAAAGATATTAGGAATTCCCTGAGCCACGAACAACAGTTCTTCATGTTCATGACACTCGAGGACCTACGTGACCGCGAAAAGGAACTGTCACAGCTCCTCGCGAAGGCCCTCGAGTTGGCCGGAGAGAAGAGCGCGAGACCTGACGAGGCCTCCAGAGCCATCACCAAAATGAAGGACAAGCTGCAGGACATTATATCCAAGCCTATTCCGTCGGGATTCACGACGCAAAACTTCGCCGCTCTTGGAAGACAGGAAATGAGAGAGTTGTACGCGACGGAGACTGATGTCTTCGCGGAAGTGGTGGTCCAGCAAGCGCAGACGGCATCCACCACCACTGCGTCAGTGCCAGAGCTGCCCCTGAACCAGCTGTTACAGTGGTCCTGTGAAGACACCAAGCTACCTCATGTCCTTTTAGTGACCGGCGACACAGGGACAGGCAAGACCTCGCTTTGTCG ACACATATTCAATTCCTGGGTCTCTGGCGCTGACTCCCTCGTCGGCCTCCAAGAGTGCGACCTTGTGGTCTCCATCCAGTGCTCTGAAGTGTTCACAAGCGACGTAGTTCAGCTGCTGCGTGGCACTCTCCCTCAGACTGTGGCGGCTTGTGGTCCATATGAGGTGCCGGAAAAGTTGTCTTCCCTTAAGGTTCTGTGGCTGGTGGATGGTTACGAAGAAGCCACGCCTGGAGCCAGAGGACTCCTGAAGTGCTTGGTGGAAAAGCGTGGCCTTTTACACACCATCCTTGTTACGACGCGTCCCGAGCATAGTTTGGAGTTCATCAAAGAAGTTGTACAGAACGCCTCCTTATTGGAAGTTCGTCTTCTTGGCCTCAGTACGAAAGGTCGCAACCTTGTAGTTGAAAACGTTTTACAAGAGCCTCCGACTTCGATGAAAAAGCTTGAAGATTTTGAACGCGAATTAAGTCGTTTGGAAAGCGAGGTGTCCACAGAGCTTCTCAATCCACTAAAACTTACTTTGACTGTCAAGCTGTGGAAAGAAGATATCATAGACATGAAAGAGGGCGGGACATTGCCCCAACTTTATAGTTCAATCAAGAAAGCGCATATAAAAAGCCTTTGtgataaaacaagaaacaagaaaggaaTGATTGTAGAAGAATGTAACAGGAAAGTTAACAAATGGGTCGCAATCCTTTGTGAAGAAGCTTTTAACATGACAAAGTTGCAAAAGTATATGGAACTTACAAAGGAGATGCAAGAGACCCTTCAAACCGCCTGCGACAACTTGGGCTTGTCTTCTGAGGACTGTTTTTCAACGTTCCTTGGATATCGGCCAagtgccaatgccagaagtggtCTTGGATGTTATACTTTCCTTCATAACACACAGCAGTTTCATTACGCCGCAGAACACGTCCTTCTTCAGCTTTCTAAGAGTACAGACGAAGTCAAGACTGTGTACCAAATATTTGGCTACAAGACTCAATGTGAAATAGGGAGCCAGTTCTACATGGTGTTATTGCATATCATGGCACTGCTTTCAGCTTCAGGAACTATAGAGAATAAACTCGCAAAGGCACTGGTTAAGTTATTCTTTCGCTGTGGTAGACGTATATGGTTCGAAGTTATACGGTACGCTGCTTACTCGAACGACGTTGTTGCTGAAGTATGTAATTTTTTGCCTAATGATTGGGGAGTAGGTGATATTGACATTAGAGCTGCCAGACATTGTTTGAGCCACAAATCACCAAAAACTATATTAATATCTCTCAACGCTGATCCAGCTGGTAATGAAGAATGCATGCAAATGGTCAAAATAATTGCACAAAGTAAAATCATTGTACATTTGATTTTGACTTACACTTTCCCATCGACTGCAAAACTTGAAACTTCAGACACTATTCTAGAAATATTGTGCAGTAAAGACGCCACCTGTACTATAGCCACATTTGATGGGTGCGTTAGGGGCAGAGGTTGCTCTTACATACGCAAAATGACCAAAGTGCATAATCTAACCTTGAAATTTTTGAGAAATAAAGATTTGGGAATGATATTGAAAGTGATCAAATACCTTCAGTGTTTGCAAAGctttacaatgataatggcaatgccaGAGCTAAACGTAAAGGAACGTCTCCCCATATCGGGGATCCAGTTAAAGGTGTTTCTCCCGTTAATATGCAACTATAACATTAACAAAACTGCCACTTCTCTCAACAATATCAGTAAAAGATACGATGAAGTATACTTTCATCACAGTAAACCAGAACGCATGTATACACTAATGACGGATTTAAGACAGAGAAATGTGAAAATTACATGTGTAAAATGGGTGCTTAGAACACAAAAccattttcatgaattttcattAGGTTCTGTCCCGTTGGCTTATTCTTACGAGGATTTCATACATCTGTGTGACATTTTCGTTTCGATTGCGTTAAATACGGAATCTGAAGTGATGTAA